The Streptomyces sp. NBC_00691 genome has a segment encoding these proteins:
- a CDS encoding geranylgeranyl reductase family protein, whose amino-acid sequence MSSEQAENAGPENTAPEGAAPERITEGVPAAVSDEMSDEVTGAGASHVSHDGAPSEEASDTADADAEAVTAPHGVDGADGENTEVWDVVVVGAGPGGASAAYAAAVAGRRVLLLEKSELPRYKTCGGGIIGPSRDCLPPGFELPLQDRVHAVTFSLDGRFARTRRSRKMLFGLINRPEFDAQLVEHAQKAGAELRTGVTVTRVEQHGPAVPDRRTVAVVLADGETVLARAVVGADGSASRIGAHVGVKLGQVDLGLEAEIPVPPSVAEDWKGRVLIDWGPMPGSYGWVFPKGDTLTVGVISARGEGAATKRYMEDFVARLGLSGFEPTISSGHLTRCRTDDSPLSRGRVLVCGDAAGLLEPWTREGISYALRSGRLAGEWAVRVAEANDAVDARRQALNYAFAIKAGLGVEMAVGRRMLAVFERRPGLLHATLTGLRPAWNAFADITRGSATLGGMVRSNGMARRALEILDKRMDTSSGVGPAGRGVGKGERSAPEADADTEAQAEVRAVAKPDMRAEARDDAKDVPETGTSVKPEAPESPGVV is encoded by the coding sequence GTGAGCAGCGAGCAAGCGGAGAACGCCGGTCCGGAGAACACCGCGCCCGAAGGCGCGGCTCCTGAGCGCATCACGGAGGGGGTGCCGGCCGCGGTGTCGGACGAGATGTCGGACGAGGTCACGGGCGCCGGAGCGTCCCACGTATCGCACGACGGAGCGCCGTCGGAGGAGGCCTCGGACACCGCGGACGCCGACGCCGAGGCCGTGACGGCCCCGCACGGCGTGGACGGAGCTGACGGCGAGAACACCGAGGTGTGGGACGTCGTGGTCGTCGGCGCCGGGCCCGGCGGCGCGTCCGCGGCCTACGCGGCTGCGGTGGCGGGGCGACGGGTGCTGCTCCTGGAGAAGTCCGAGCTGCCCCGGTACAAGACCTGCGGCGGCGGCATCATCGGCCCCTCCCGCGACTGTCTCCCGCCCGGCTTCGAACTGCCCCTCCAGGACCGGGTGCACGCCGTCACCTTCTCCCTGGACGGCCGTTTCGCCCGTACCCGCCGTTCGCGGAAGATGCTGTTCGGGCTCATCAACCGCCCGGAGTTCGACGCCCAGCTGGTCGAGCACGCCCAGAAGGCCGGCGCGGAGCTGCGGACCGGGGTCACGGTGACCCGCGTGGAGCAGCACGGCCCGGCGGTGCCGGACCGGCGGACCGTCGCCGTCGTCCTCGCCGACGGCGAGACCGTGCTCGCGCGCGCGGTCGTCGGCGCCGACGGCAGTGCCAGCCGGATAGGTGCTCACGTCGGGGTGAAGCTCGGCCAGGTCGACCTGGGGCTGGAGGCGGAGATTCCCGTGCCGCCGTCCGTGGCCGAGGACTGGAAGGGCCGCGTCCTCATCGACTGGGGTCCGATGCCCGGCAGTTACGGCTGGGTGTTCCCCAAGGGGGACACCCTGACGGTCGGCGTCATCTCGGCGCGCGGCGAGGGCGCCGCCACCAAGCGGTACATGGAGGACTTCGTCGCCCGGCTCGGCCTGTCCGGTTTCGAGCCCACGATCTCGTCCGGTCATCTGACGCGCTGCCGCACCGACGACTCGCCGCTCTCCCGCGGCCGGGTCCTGGTCTGCGGTGACGCGGCGGGACTCCTGGAGCCGTGGACGCGCGAGGGCATCTCGTACGCGCTCCGCTCGGGCCGGCTGGCCGGCGAGTGGGCGGTGCGGGTCGCCGAGGCCAACGACGCGGTCGACGCCCGGCGCCAGGCCCTGAACTACGCCTTCGCCATCAAGGCGGGGCTCGGTGTCGAGATGGCCGTCGGCCGGCGGATGCTCGCCGTCTTCGAGCGGCGGCCGGGGCTGCTGCACGCGACGCTGACGGGGCTGCGTCCCGCCTGGAACGCGTTCGCCGACATCACCCGGGGTTCGGCGACGCTCGGCGGCATGGTCCGCTCGAACGGCATGGCCCGGCGGGCCCTGGAGATCCTCGACAAGCGCATGGACACCTCGTCGGGCGTCGGCCCGGCGGGCCGGGGTGTCGGCAAGGGCGAGCGCTCGGCGCCCGAGGCCGACGCGGACACGGAGGCGCAGGCCGAGGTGCGGGCGGTGGCGAAGCCCGACATGCGGGCGGAGGCGCGGGACGACGCGAAGGACGTCCCGGAGACCGGCACTTCCGTGAAGCCGGAGGCGCCCGAGTCCCCGGGAGTGGTCTGA
- a CDS encoding TetR/AcrR family transcriptional regulator produces MTTVRGARARARIEITAAIKDEARTQLAAEGAAKLSLRAVARELGMVSSALYRYFPSRDDLLTALIVDAYDAIGATAEKAAAEAAGQRPLDRWTAVCRAVRAWAVAHPHEYALIYGSPVPGYSAPQDTIVPASRVGLVLIETVRGAHAGEGVALPPLPEGLRPEAARLAADIAPDLPPALAVTLVAAWSQLFGLISFEVFGHFHNIVEDRDAFFATAARRLGQDVGLLPRG; encoded by the coding sequence ATGACGACCGTTCGAGGAGCCCGCGCCCGCGCCCGTATCGAGATCACCGCCGCCATCAAGGACGAGGCCCGCACCCAGCTCGCCGCCGAGGGCGCCGCCAAGCTGTCCCTGCGGGCGGTCGCCCGCGAGCTGGGCATGGTCTCCTCCGCGCTCTACCGCTACTTCCCGAGCCGCGACGACCTGCTCACCGCCCTCATCGTCGACGCGTACGACGCGATCGGCGCCACGGCGGAGAAGGCCGCCGCCGAGGCGGCCGGGCAGCGCCCCCTCGACCGGTGGACCGCCGTCTGCCGGGCCGTTCGCGCCTGGGCCGTCGCCCACCCCCACGAGTACGCCCTGATCTACGGTTCCCCCGTCCCCGGCTACAGCGCGCCGCAGGACACGATCGTCCCCGCCTCCCGCGTCGGCCTCGTCCTCATCGAGACCGTGCGCGGCGCCCACGCCGGCGAGGGCGTCGCCCTGCCCCCGCTCCCGGAAGGACTCCGTCCCGAGGCCGCCCGGCTGGCCGCCGACATCGCCCCGGACCTCCCGCCCGCCCTCGCGGTCACCCTGGTGGCCGCCTGGTCGCAGCTCTTCGGGCTGATCTCCTTCGAGGTGTTCGGCCACTTCCACAACATCGTCGAGGACCGCGACGCGTTCTTCGCCACCGCGGCCCGCCGCCTCGGCCAGGACGTGGGCCTGCTGCCGCGCGGCTGA
- a CDS encoding histidine kinase, whose translation MADMDQERRRGHVRGQGRGRGDARPARGPGERRSRERRSHGHRTDEHPADERRTDRLRTDELPGRPAGRAWGRWQRGDAGGGLPWRSTLLIAVVVMAGTGFAARNQPDREALDALGRVLLLLGAAPLVFRHRWPVPVVFGVAAVTLGYLLAGYPYGPVFVLIAVACFAAVVHGHRTAAAWALGLLWAGHLALSHWLYRWLPPAGDGPAPWGQELPAAAFAVAVLAASETVRVRREQRAQLRADRAAAERRRADEERLRIARELHDVLAHSISVINVQAGVGLALLDSDPEQARTALTTIKAASKEALGEVRQVLDTLRARGDAPRAPAPGLGRLSELVEQAGAAGLTVTVATAGPRVGLPPGADLAAFRIVQEALTNVVRHSGSRTARVRIGYGSGQLDLTVDDDGPATGTEAGGSGNGLAGMRERAAALGGTIEAGARPDGGFRVHAVLPSPKEEPPSPQETP comes from the coding sequence GTGGCGGACATGGACCAGGAGCGGAGGCGCGGGCACGTGCGCGGACAGGGGCGCGGGCGCGGCGACGCGAGGCCGGCGCGCGGGCCGGGGGAGCGGCGGTCGCGCGAGCGCCGGTCGCACGGCCATCGGACGGACGAGCACCCCGCGGACGAACGCCGCACCGACCGGCTCCGGACGGACGAGCTCCCGGGGCGGCCGGCCGGCCGCGCCTGGGGCCGGTGGCAGCGCGGAGATGCCGGCGGCGGCCTGCCCTGGCGGTCGACGCTGCTGATCGCCGTGGTCGTCATGGCGGGGACCGGGTTCGCCGCGAGGAACCAGCCCGACCGGGAGGCCCTCGACGCGCTCGGTCGCGTCCTGCTGCTCCTCGGAGCGGCCCCCCTGGTGTTCCGTCACCGGTGGCCGGTGCCCGTGGTGTTCGGCGTCGCGGCCGTCACCCTCGGCTATCTGCTGGCCGGTTACCCGTACGGCCCGGTGTTCGTCCTGATCGCCGTCGCCTGCTTCGCCGCCGTCGTGCACGGGCACCGGACCGCGGCGGCCTGGGCCCTCGGTCTGCTCTGGGCTGGCCATCTGGCGCTCTCGCACTGGCTCTACCGCTGGCTGCCCCCGGCGGGCGACGGGCCGGCGCCCTGGGGGCAGGAGCTTCCCGCCGCCGCGTTCGCCGTCGCCGTCCTGGCGGCCTCCGAGACGGTTCGCGTCCGCCGCGAACAGCGGGCGCAGCTACGGGCCGACCGGGCCGCCGCCGAGCGGCGGCGCGCCGACGAGGAGCGGCTCCGCATCGCCCGGGAGCTCCACGACGTGCTCGCCCACTCGATCTCCGTGATCAACGTGCAGGCCGGGGTCGGCCTCGCCCTGCTTGACTCCGACCCCGAGCAGGCCCGCACCGCGCTGACCACCATCAAGGCGGCCAGCAAGGAGGCGCTCGGCGAGGTGCGTCAGGTCCTCGACACCCTCCGTGCCCGCGGCGACGCGCCGCGCGCGCCCGCCCCCGGACTCGGCCGGCTCTCCGAACTGGTCGAGCAGGCCGGCGCCGCGGGCCTCACCGTCACCGTCGCGACCGCCGGACCGCGTGTCGGCCTGCCGCCCGGCGCGGACCTCGCCGCCTTCCGGATCGTGCAGGAGGCGCTCACCAACGTGGTGCGCCACTCCGGTTCGCGTACGGCCCGGGTACGGATCGGGTACGGCTCCGGGCAGCTGGACCTGACGGTCGACGACGACGGCCCGGCCACCGGCACCGAGGCGGGCGGCAGCGGCAACGGACTCGCCGGCATGCGGGAGCGGGCCGCGGCCCTCGGTGGCACCATCGAGGCGGGCGCCCGCCCCGACGGCGGCTTCCGCGTCCACGCCGTACTCCCGTCCCCCAAGGAAGAGCCCCCGTCACCGCAGGAGACCCCGTGA
- a CDS encoding response regulator transcription factor: MIRVLLADDQSLVRAGFRALLDAQPDIEVAGEAADGGEAVEQVRALRPDVVLMDIRMPRLDGLEATRRITDDADLAEVRVVMLTTFELDEYVFEAIRAGASGFLVKDTEPEELLRAVRAVVHGDALLSPGVTRRLIEEFAARSKAPGATESLGALTEREREVMALVGIGLSNEEIARRLVVSPLTAKTHVSRAMVKLGARDRAQLVVLAYESGLVRPGWLD; this comes from the coding sequence GTGATCCGAGTGCTGCTCGCCGACGACCAGTCGCTGGTCCGGGCGGGGTTCCGCGCGCTGCTCGACGCCCAGCCGGACATCGAGGTCGCGGGGGAGGCCGCCGACGGCGGCGAGGCCGTGGAGCAGGTGCGCGCCCTGCGGCCCGACGTCGTCCTCATGGACATCCGGATGCCGCGGCTCGACGGTCTCGAAGCGACCCGCCGCATCACGGACGACGCGGACCTCGCCGAGGTCCGCGTCGTCATGCTGACCACCTTCGAGCTCGACGAGTACGTCTTCGAGGCGATCCGCGCGGGCGCGTCCGGCTTCCTGGTCAAGGACACCGAGCCGGAGGAACTGCTGCGGGCCGTGCGCGCCGTCGTCCACGGGGACGCCCTGCTCTCCCCGGGCGTGACCCGCCGCCTGATCGAGGAGTTCGCGGCCCGCTCCAAGGCTCCGGGGGCGACGGAGTCCCTCGGTGCCCTGACCGAGCGGGAACGGGAGGTGATGGCCCTGGTGGGCATCGGCCTGTCGAACGAGGAGATCGCCCGCCGACTGGTCGTCAGCCCCCTCACCGCCAAGACCCATGTCAGCCGTGCCATGGTGAAACTCGGCGCCCGCGACCGTGCCCAACTCGTCGTGCTGGCCTATGAGTCGGGCCTTGTGCGCCCCGGATGGCTCGACTGA
- a CDS encoding nitroreductase family deazaflavin-dependent oxidoreductase: MSARPTGSGPAAHVMKPGWFTVNVLNPSVAWATRRGVSVWGSRVLAVRGRKSGEWRRTPVNLLTVDGVRYLVAPRGHVQWTHNMRAAGGGQLILGKAVQDFTAVEIADDEKPALLRAYLKRWKAEVGVFFGGVGPDSTDAELRAIAPKHPVFRVTPTGPTTPAA, encoded by the coding sequence ATGTCCGCACGGCCCACCGGCTCCGGTCCCGCCGCCCACGTCATGAAGCCCGGCTGGTTCACCGTGAACGTCCTCAACCCCTCCGTCGCCTGGGCGACCCGCCGCGGCGTCAGCGTCTGGGGCTCCCGCGTGCTCGCCGTCCGCGGCCGCAAGAGCGGCGAGTGGCGCCGCACCCCCGTCAACCTCCTGACGGTGGACGGCGTGCGCTACCTCGTGGCCCCGCGCGGCCACGTCCAGTGGACCCACAACATGCGGGCCGCCGGCGGCGGGCAGCTGATCCTCGGCAAGGCCGTGCAGGACTTCACCGCCGTCGAGATCGCCGACGACGAGAAGCCCGCGCTGCTGCGCGCCTACCTCAAGCGCTGGAAGGCAGAGGTCGGCGTCTTCTTCGGGGGCGTCGGTCCCGACTCCACCGACGCGGAGCTGCGCGCCATCGCGCCGAAGCACCCCGTCTTCCGCGTCACGCCGACGGGCCCCACCACTCCCGCCGCGTGA